The following DNA comes from Miscanthus floridulus cultivar M001 chromosome 5, ASM1932011v1, whole genome shotgun sequence.
CTGGTGCTGCAGCGTCTGCTGCTCGCTACATCTACATATGCATGAGACCCTGCCGAACGTGCAACCACCACCATGCATATCTACCCCACGTCCCCACCACCTCCGGCTGCATTTGCACACAAGTGCACGCGCTGAAAAGGAGGAGGTTCTCATTTTTGGATGGGCTAAAGGTGCTAAAGATTCAAtttcttagagcaactccaagagagttGCTATTCCTAGCGAGAAATCAGATTTAGATATTTTGTGCTACAAAATAGACTCCAACAGATGTTGTATCTCGAGTTGTAAAATACCGAGCCGTCTATTCCGTGAATCTCGGTGGTCAAAGAAAGCTAGTGAGCGCTGCTTGCTATCTCGCTTTCCCGTGTGGCTTCGCACACATGCGCCCTGTTGCCGCGCTGTCCTGGCCGATCCCCGTCGCGAGTCGCCGACTCGCCGGCTGCCCTTTCCGGAGTGTGTTCCTCTCCACGCTGCTCCGCCCCTTCGAGCTCCTCAAAAAATCATGCCGTGCACTACGCAAAGCTTGCCGCATCCGCCATCTGCAGGAGCTCTGCCCTGCGTTGTACGTACTCGTTCCCCATCCTTGCTAGTCAGACGGTACCAATCCCTTTTCCAACCGGCTACATTCGATTTTGATAGATTGGGCGACATTCGAGTGCTAGCCAAGGCCGGTTGTAGCTGGCCATGGCCGGATGCACGGGCGTCAATACGTAGTAGGGTCGCTGCTGTAGCTTGGGTGCAATTAGCCAACGAGCCAAGCTACCACCGTGATGGTTGTGTCTAGGTGGCCGCTAGCCAGTCATGGAGGAAGCAAAGGACCGGTGACGTTCCGGCGGTGGACTACTGCGCCATGGTGCTTCTAAAAAGATGATGTGGCGAGCTATTTAGAAAGGTTGTTGCAGTTCACGGTCTTTTTAAGAGGTTTTCTATTTTACATAATGGCTAAATCAAATGATTTAGCATCTATGTTTAGCACCGTAcctctcttggagatgctcttagcctGAGGAAATATCAGTTGAACGATGGTACATCAGTTGAAATTTCAGTTCCAGGCTCTCTTTGATAACAGTGTTAGCATTAAACAACAACATTCGCCAAtgtttttgctttttagttcTTTTCCATTGAATAACTCTCTTCGGAGGGGTTTTAGTAGTGAGTGGCAAACTTGTAGAATGGCGTAATCCTAGTTGTGAGAATTCCGAATCTATGGTTAAATGAGGGCAGCGATAGTACTGAATTGGCCTGACAAGAACGGTGAATACTCAGTAAATTCAATGTATAAGTTTCTTGTCACTGTCAGCAGTGATGTCTGAGTTAGGCCTGTTTTTTTTTAATCTTATGTACAACTTGTTGGCGGTAGTAGCATTGGCAATTCATAATAATGGTGGACTAGTGCTTGCTTGTAGAAAAGAATCTGAAGCCAAAACTAATTTTCCCATTAATAAAATAATATTCGCTCTATCCAAAAAAAATACAATCCTCACTCCTCAAAGAGTCAAACAATATGTACAAAGAAGTACCAACATTTATGATATTGAATAAgaatcattagattaattatagaaAACAACGGCCACTCTAAATAGAGACATGAATACTGATATTTTTTCCTATGAACTTGATCAAATTTAGAAAAGTTTGACTTGTTTGAAACTTGGAATTGCAATTTTCTTTTGGTATATACTAAATTAAGGCAGGTGACAATGATTACTACGCTGGGTGGGCCGATTCCTGATCGCCTTTAGGCCTTTCCGAGTCCATCAGACCTCCGGGCTCAGCCTATGACATCTGCGGCCCGTGTTCAACCTGGCCAGCATCTGTCAGACAGCCCAGCAACGGTCCCGGCCCACAAGGCGACAGCGCTGCTCTCCCTTCGCAGGACCGTCCCACTCCACCCTGGGAACCAAACAACGCCGGCCGGACGTCCGGCCACTCTAGCTATAAGTGGCAGACCCAATCCGAAAATGAAGGTAGGACGGACTTACTTACCGACTTAGACTACAAATTCTTTTACTAAAAACGAAAACGTGCATAACATGAACAAAAGCTGTAGAACTGCAAACGAGACTCAAGATGGTACCTTTTAAGGTATGAATCCACAATAATGCATATTTCAATTGAGAATTATAGAACAAAACTTGTCAATTTAAAAGATAAATCAATTAGAAAAGGGCTTATGAAAGACTTTTCCCCTAGTACCTCTTGTTCTTTTGATTCGGCAACATCACGATTGGGCCGAGTTATATGACTTGTTGAATTTCTAAGCTTTTCAAATACCATCACAAGATTTACAGCTTCGACAGGACCACCGGCCACACAACAACGGGGCAGCGCACAGCCCACCGGGGCAGCCGAGAGCCCGAGATGTGGAGGTTGTGGGTTGGTCTCCCTAATGCCTAAACGAGGCCCATGGCCCAGTAAGGCAACAGGCTAGCTAACGGTTCAGAAGGCCAGAAGGCACAAGCCCACTCCATGCCGGACGCCTGCCTGTCGCCGTATCGTCGTCAACCTCTCGACTCCTCGAGCTCAGCTGGTCGGGCGTCGCCGGGGGGTTGGGTTCCTGGCCGGAGGGGAGGTAGGGCGACTGCCCAACCTCGCCCTATAGGTCGGTCCGCCTATGCTAGCGATGGCGGAGATCGCCGGCGACGAGGCCCCAACGCCTCCTCCTCCTATCTCCGGCGAAGTCTCCACAGACCCGTATACTTCTACTCCTGCCTCTACCGGCAGCAACAACCCGCCGTTGCGCACGACGAAGCCCGGCGTGAAGCGCCTCATTCTCACCGCCTCCGTCCTCCTCTCCTTTCTCGTCGGTACTACCCACGACCTCCCCTATGCTATGGCTAGTGTTTTTGTGCACATCTCTGTATAACTCGCTCACATCTCTGTATGTCTCTCTTTAGGACTGCCCTTCCTACTGAAATCTACCGAGATCCATCGTTCGCCGCTGCCTTCGGACGCAATTACGGCACTCGCCCACCGCCTTCACTCCACTCCGCCCTCCTTCCCATGCGTCCTCCACGCGGTCTTCCTCCGGTCGGTTCCCGATCGCTCTGATGCCTCCCTCACCCGTCGCCTTGAGCAATCGATTTCGGCCCAGCTCCAGCTTCTCCCAGCCACTTCTACTGCCGGTAATGTCTCGGTATCAGTCACCGTTGAGTCGGCTGGTGGCTGTTCCAGCAGTAGCAGTAACGTTGACTCAGGTTGGCAGTGTGGCACTGTGACCAGTGCAGACCTGGTGATTGGCGATGAGGTGTTCGATGAATTGCTGCACTCAGCTTTAGGCAGCGGTGTAGGGGATGGGTCTAGGGTTTACACGGTTGTGGTTGTGGAGGTTGATGACGCAGAGGGTATGAGGATTGTCGTTGGGAAGCACCGGCATGCTTGGGTGGTTGGAAAGGCTGATGAGGTTAAGGCTGTCTCAGTTATTGGCAAGGTATTTGCCAAGTATTTCATGAATGGGGGTATTGAGGAGGGTGAGGCAGGCATTGGGAAAGGCGAGTTCATGCCAGTTGGTTCAGATGGAAATGTTGTTCTATCCTTTAGCTTGTTGAATGCTGATCCAAGTGATTGGGTGTATGATTGGTAAGAACAAAATTCGCAACTCTGCTATACTTCTTTAGTTCTGCTGTTCCTTTGTTGTTGTGCTAATATTCCCTTCCGTATCAAATTGCTATAAAGATTCAAATTTTGTGTTCTATGTTAGTTGTTTAAGTACAAGTAATGTACAACATATTACATATTAGACTGCATCAAGAAAATACTTGTGCAAAACATTCATTTATCTAGACAATGGGGATATGGTATATTTCTTATTTACATCAGTTAGCTGTCCTGTAGGCTATGTTTAGCTTCCTGCAAAAATGAAACCTATTTtcctttgctgctgctgctgttggaaTTTTCGCACTTAGGCATTCTACATGCAGGGATTTTGAAAAGATTGGTGAGAGGATGTTGAATCCTGTGGTTGAGGCACTGCGACCAATTGCAGAAATCAATATAGAAAGTCAGGTGCTAATTTGCATTAAACTAAGTTATCTTCTTCCATTTCTTATGAAAATCATGATATTCCTTTTTGCTTAATATTGTCGATTTTAATAAGTAATAATCCTATCACTTTGTTTCAGGTTTTATACCACACTCCTAAGTCATCCTATTCTTATTCTGATGATAAACTGGGTGGCAATGTCCTTAGTATGGGAGACATTCCTTTCTTTGTATGTGTCTGACTTGTCTTGTTGAAACCATTTGCTCTTGATTGTACTACATGTTATCCATAGCTTGCCACAATCATCTATAGTTATTAACTGCGAGTTCCAAAAATTTAATCGCTCCATGAAAAATATGACGTTGACAGGTAAACTCAAATGAGTGGCACTTGGATACATCAATTTCAGCTACAGGACGATCAAAAGTTCTTCAATTTGTGGTGTATgttccttggatcaaacttgattgttaacctctgttttttttttttttgtacattaaacttttttttttgaaactgtaCATTAAACTTTACTCAAGTGTCAAAACCATGATGTAATATAATTTGTTCTCTTCAACaaattttcctttctttttttttaccatcacatcatcattTTCCTTTGTTAAACTTCTGGTAGATATAATGTGTCCATGatgtttgttttttctttggacTGATGAAAACCTAAGAACACAACCCGTTACAGAAAATGTCATGTTTTCCCTATATTTCTGATTTTTAAAGTGTCAAGTGCGCGCAGATAAAAACATCACCTTGATGGTTCATTTATCAAGTTTGCTTATTACTTGTATTTTGTAAACAATCCAAAATGCCAGACCAACACCAAAAGCTAATTAAACCATTACAAGCAAGAGAGAACTAAACCAAGATAAAAGTTTACTATTAGAGTACAAATGTTTTTCGATGCTCTGCTGAACCGTTTATTCAATAATCATCAGATACATTCCATCTGCAAGGGAATGCCCATTATATTTACAACTTCCTGACGGCAGGCTTTCAAAAACTAATGCATTTATATCCCCAGTAAGTGGTACTATACCTAGCTGTAAAAAACTACCTTCTTTCTGTTACGCATCTTGCTATTTACTTGATAGCATTATTTTGTTACATAGATGTGGGGAGGTGTTCTCATCTGGAACCCACCGGACTGCTCACTTGATTCCAAGAAGACTCATGGTACCCGGAAGAAAATGTCATCTcaggtatggattttatcatttTATTGCCTCTTTGATATCCTGGCATGTTCATATGCAAAGGCTACCCTTTCAAGTCTTCAAATACCCTTTTTGCAATAGCATTAttgcattatttgtatttgaAACAGGAACTTATGGAGACCATCGAAATCTTCATTGGACAACTAAGGCAATTGTTTGGTCTGAAACCATCTTATCTCTCACAAGATATGGACATGCCAACTAAATTTGTAGTTAGTGAAAAGGGGTTCACAGAATGGTAAATATTTTCTCAACTGGCTTATTATATTTAGCACAGCACAAAAATCATCTTTCTATGGTGAAGCATAATATCACACGATCTGTAATTTCTATCCCATATTCATTACCCCATGGGacaacatttggtgataattattATCGTTCTGATTATACACTCTGCATATTCTCAAACTGTCAGTACTATAGTTGCATCACATTGCTTGTACCAATACATTATAGAATGGACCATCTCACCCTTTGAAAGTGTTAGATCGATCAGAGTGAACCGGGCCTTCACCAAAGGTAGATGATGTCAATGTCTAGAT
Coding sequences within:
- the LOC136453827 gene encoding uncharacterized protein isoform X1; this translates as MLAMAEIAGDEAPTPPPPISGEVSTDPYTSTPASTGSNNPPLRTTKPGVKRLILTASVLLSFLVGLPFLLKSTEIHRSPLPSDAITALAHRLHSTPPSFPCVLHAVFLRSVPDRSDASLTRRLEQSISAQLQLLPATSTAGNVSVSVTVESAGGCSSSSSNVDSGWQCGTVTSADLVIGDEVFDELLHSALGSGVGDGSRVYTVVVVEVDDAEGMRIVVGKHRHAWVVGKADEVKAVSVIGKVFAKYFMNGGIEEGEAGIGKGEFMPVGSDGNVVLSFSLLNADPSDWVYDWDFEKIGERMLNPVVEALRPIAEINIESQVLYHTPKSSYSYSDDKLGGNVLSMGDIPFFVNSNEWHLDTSISATGRSKVLQFVVYIPSARECPLYLQLPDGRLSKTNAFISPMWGGVLIWNPPDCSLDSKKTHGTRKKMSSQELMETIEIFIGQLRQLFGLKPSYLSQDMDMPTKFVVSEKGFTEWELDLLYRHHARSNLLSCLTTLESLSSLVRSLPRMIVMDEIGRQVELSLEAANLAQGNATLGISDSSAVYATRARALAEDAFFHPSIMSISYASIEHYFAIYMPFFAPVSLHVLLAAIKELKRYKAERAKYSAFLASQATSS
- the LOC136453827 gene encoding uncharacterized protein isoform X2; translated protein: MLAMAEIAGDEAPTPPPPISGEVSTDPYTSTPASTGSNNPPLRTTKPGVKRLILTASVLLSFLVGLPFLLKSTEIHRSPLPSDAITALAHRLHSTPPSFPCVLHAVFLRSVPDRSDASLTRRLEQSISAQLQLLPATSTAGNVSVSVTVESAGGCSSSSSNVDSGWQCGTVTSADLVIGDEVFDELLHSALGSGVGDGSRVYTVVVVEVDDAEGMRIVVGKHRHAWVVGKADEVKAVSVIGKVFAKYFMNGGIEEGEAGIGKGEFMPVGSDGNVVLSFSLLNADPSDWVYDWDFEKIGERMLNPVVEALRPIAEINIESQVLYHTPKSSYSYSDDKLGGNVLSMGDIPFFVNSNEWHLDTSISATGRSKVLQFVVYIPSARECPLYLQLPDGRLSKTNAFISPMWGGVLIWNPPDCSLDSKKTHGTRKKMSSQELMETIEIFIGQLRQLFGLKPSYLSQDMDMPTKFVVSEKGFTEWELDLLYRHHARSNLLSCLTTLESLSSLVRSLPRMIVMDEIGRQVLPSTTLARWEPIDLLSFLLKLQI